The proteins below come from a single Paramormyrops kingsleyae isolate MSU_618 chromosome 25, PKINGS_0.4, whole genome shotgun sequence genomic window:
- the znf827 gene encoding zinc finger protein 827 isoform X3: MPRRKQEQPKRLPSHADPAEDEPAGREPGDEDGWFGNASDTPSESSYGDVQDDLQTTPDGAPRPEQDTSAESSLGCPTPVPRASLDLLGLEGDAFRAGSFAGQDALVSLYRDASQVLGKPLNSNLRRLLEVGELSLQAGGTDSPPPLGLALLPPSHHAQQLSALARKLACGGGNNNRGSMTGSPASSAPPAGIKQEPCDGGGAGGFVWPPGAEVWPPSGCSLPSSSLSPDSAIQKLKAAANAVLQDKGAAAASSACSSSSSSSSSSSSSSSSSSSIPATGGRSEEAAAAVRFDAFGSPFNPQSASSTLAALSKKVSERGLAAPQADPQASAGSFLSLVSRTSSAALLKEVAARAAGNLLADMKDPPLTPAPPSSTEDVKPLLEKSQKPPTPNQTVDLLLPSTPKGRAKANSSQGGSPEDGGKPFQCPVCGLVIKRKSYWKRHMVIHTGLKSHQCPLCPFRCARKDNLKSHMKVHQHQDRGETFHCELCPFTSSRHFSLKLHMRCHQHFPRSEVAVKEEVGTDTEAETGAEEEPVGGAAGATPGPSPSEHLRVKEEPQEHDVSTPASFSLHGDPPNVKFSPPGPTAASLFSPDISTKTATDLLMKISAANQKEALKPSLFVKEEPSSEEVQSGYGMHQEGPTPGPAERAPQPQEASPLAKNRLLNQDISMKVASELLIKLSAESNKEASMRQAVVKSEPMEVDPPEEPPLPPVPSRLVGFGTLPGCEAGEPLSGLPEGLVLPQKALFSQDISVKMASELLFKLSEKVSKANDQKDSTMLGMNSTSYLGDCFRQSPFNSCSKDPVTGEASSSTRAAPLDWDKVGLDPGNGRPQWRSGEQLYPCTVCGKVFGRQQTLSRHLSLHTDERKYKCHLCPYAAKCRANLNQHLTIHSVKLVSTDTEQITIATETGDRKNCPYYYSCHVCGFHTDHNAHFVSHMSLHVDREQWMYALCCSTCDFVCNEEADMKAHVSAGHAGLNPRSPLSETKSTSSSLSALSDSVNSSESSDTPHGGEDLKGVLAPPFSAGFECVFCNFVCKTRTMYERHLQIHLIARMFECDVCHKFMKTPEQLLEHKKCHTVPTGGLKCPFCTYSTGRPAAMECHLKTHYKMEHKCRICQTVKGSQLELEVHVREHRLGNHYRCEQCGYLSKTANKLIEHVRVHTGERPFLCDRCSYSCKRKDNLNLHKKLKHAPRQTFRCTECAFATTHPFVFSRHVKKHHGVDANPEGDLVGDGPPLSMAASHALQSVALSITGKQQSGALSPCYLSANGSSSSSSASAFSSRYEKYRNCDLAHLVPLTTLFASGQLGRRDTFVCPLPLFSKQRPSSSCSPRSSPLSPASLKHSFLAYLGLTERAKTV; the protein is encoded by the exons ATGCCGACCCTGCCGAGGACGAGCCGGCGGGCCGGGAGCCCGGCGACGAGGACGGCTGGTTCGGCAACGCCTCGGACACGCCCTCGGAATCGTCCTATGGGGACGTGCAGGATGACCTCCAGACGACCCCTGATGGAGCGCCGCGGCCGGAACAGGACACGTCGGCAGAGAGCTCGCTGGGCTGCCCCACGCCGGTGCCCCGGGCTTCTCTGGACCTACTAGGGTTAGAGGGGGACGCCTTCCGGGCTGGATCCTTCGCGGGGCAGGACGCCCTGGTATCCCTCTACCGGGATGCCTCGCAGGTGCTGGGCAAGCCATTGAACAGCAACTTACGGCGCCTCCTGGAGGTTGGGGAACTGAGCCTGCAGGCCGGTGGCACAGACTCGCCGCCCCCCCTGGGCCTGGCCCTCCTGCCACCTTCCCATCATGCCCAGCAGCTGAGCGCTCTCGCCCGGAAGCTGGCCTGCGGCGGCGGTAACAATAACAGAGGGTCCATGACTGGCTCGCCTGCCTCCTCGGCCCCCCCAGCCGGCATCAAACAGGAGCCCTGTGACGGGGGCGGGGCTGGTGGCTTCGTGTGGCCCCCCGGGGCCGAGGTCTGGCCCCCATCTGGCTGCTCTCTGCCCAGCAGCAGTCTCTCGCCAGACTCGGCCATCCAGAAGCTGAAAGCGGCTGCCAACGCCGTGTTGCAGGACAAGGGCGCTGCGGCTGCTTCCTCTGCTTGctcctcctcttcatcttcgtcgtcgtcgtcctcctcctcctcctcctcgtcctcctccatTCCGGCCACTGGGGGGCGCTCCGAGGAGGCAGCGGCAGCCGTGCGCTTTGACGCCTTCGGTTCGCCATTCAACCCGCAGTCGGCCAGCTCCACGCTGGCGGCGCTGTCCAAGAAGGTGAGCGAGAGGGGTCTGGCCGCCCCCCAGGCGGACCCCCAGGCCTCCGCCGGCTCCTTCCTCTCGCTGGTCTCCCGCACCTCCTCCGCTGCGCTCCTCAAGGAGGTGGCCGCCCGCGCTGCCGGGAACCTGCTGGCCGACATGAAGGACCCGCCGCTGACGCCAGCGCCCCCTAGCTCCACGGAGGATGTCAAGCCCCTTCTGGAGAAGAGCCAAAAGCCCCCGACACCCAACCAGACCGTGGACCTGCTCCTGCCCTCCACCCCTAAGGGGAGGGCCAAAGCCAACAGCAGCCAAGGAG GCTCTCCAGAGGACGGGGGGAAGCCCTTCCAGTGCCCTGTGTGTGGCCTGGTCATCAAGCGGAAGAGCTACTGGAAGAGGCACATGGTGATCCACACGGGCCTCAAGAGCCACCAGTGCCCGCTGTGCCCCTTCCGCTGCGCCCGCAAAGACAATCTCAAGTCCCACATGAAg gTCCACCAGCACCAAGACCGCGGCGAGACCTTCCACTGCGAGCTGTGCCCCTTCACCTCCTCGCGGCACTTCAGCCTGAAGCTGCACATGCGCTGCCACCAGCACTTTCCCCGCTCCGAGGTCGCCGTCAAGGAGGAGGTCGGCACGGACACCGAGGCGGAGACCGGCGCCGAGGAGGAGCCCGTGGGCGGAGCGGCCGGTGCCACGCCGGGGCCATCGCCGTCTGAGCACCTCCGCGTCAAGGAGGAGCCGCAGGAGCACGACGTCTCCACGCCGGCCTCCTTCTCCCTCCATGGCGACCCCCCCAATGTCAAGTTCAGCCCCCCCGGGCCGACCGCGGCCTCCCTTTTCAGCCCTGATATTTCCACCAAGACGGCCACCGACCTGCTCATGAAGATCTCAG CGGCCAATCAGAAAGAGGCCCTGAAGCCCTCCCTCTTCGTGAAGGAGGAGCCCAGCTCCGAGGAGGTGCAGTCGGGCTACGGGATGCATCAGGAGGGGCCCACCCCGGGGCCCGCTGAACgggccccccagccccaggAGGCGAGCCCACTAGCCAAGAACCGTCTGCTGAACCAGGACATCAGCATGAAGGTGGCGTCGGAGCTGCTGATTAAGCTCTCAG CAGAGAGCAACAAGGAGGCCAGCATGCGGCAGGCGGTGGTGAAATCGGAGCCCATGGAGGTGGACCCGCCCGAGGAGCCACCCCTACCCCCCGTGCCCTCACGCCTGGTGGGCTTCGGCACGCTGCCCGGGTGCGAGGCGGGTGAGCCGCTCTCCGGCCTCCCCGAGGGCCTGGTGCTGCCCCAGAAGGCCCTCTTCTCCCAGGACATCTCTGTCAAGATGGCCTCCGAGCTCCTCTTCAAGCTGTCAG aaAAAGTGAGCAAAGCTAACGACCAGAAAGATAGCACTATGCTGGGCATGAacag CACTTCGTACCTTGGCGACTGCTTCAGACAATCACCCTTCAACTCATGCTCCAAGGACCCGGTCACCGGCGAGGCCAGCTCGTCCACCAGGGCGGCGCCACTCG ACTGGGACAAGGTCGGCCTGGACCCGGGAAACGGCAGGCCGCAATGGCGGTCGGGCGAGCAGCTGTACCCCTGCACTGTGTGCGGGAAGGTCTTCGGCCGGCAGCAGACTCTCTCCCGGCACCTCTCTCTACACACAG ACGAGCGGAAGTACAAGTGCCACCTGTGTCCCTACGCCGCCAAGTGCCGCGCCAACCTCAACCAGCACCTCACCATCCACTCCGTCAAGCTGGTGAGCACCGACACAGAGCAGATAACCATCGCCACGGAGACCGGCGACCGCAAGAACTGCCCCTACTATTACAG CTGCCACGTATGCGGGTTCCACACGGATCACAACGCCCACTTTGTGAGTCACATGTCGCTGCACGTGGACCGGGAGCAGTGGATGTACGCGCTGTGTTGCAGCACCTGCGACTTTGTCTGCAACGAGGAGGCTGACATGAAGGCCCACGTCAGCGCTGGGCATGCAG GCCTGAACCCCAGGAGCCCACTGAGTGAGACCAAGAGCACGTCGTCCTCGCTGTCTGCCCTGAGCGACTCTGTGAACAGCTCGGAGAGCAGCGACACCCCCCATGGCGGAGAGGACCTGAAGGGCGTGTTGGCCCCGCCCTTCTCGGCAG GTTTCGAGTGTGTGTTCTGCAACTTCGTCTGCAAAACGAGGACCATGTACGAGCGGCACCTGCAGATCCACCTGATTGCGCGCATGTTCGAGTGTGACGTCTGCCATAAGTTCATGAAGACTCCGGAACAGCTGTTGGAACATAAGAAGTGTCACACTGTCCCAACCGGAGGGCTCAA GTGCCCCTTCTGCACGTACTCCACTGGCCGACCAGCCGCCATGGAGTGCCACCTGAAGACGCACTACAAGATGGAGCACAAGTGCCGCATCTGCCAGACAGTCAAGGGCAGCCAGCTGGAGCTGGAGGTGCACGTGCGCGAACACCGGCTCGGCAACCACTACCGGTGTGAGCAGTGCGGCTACCTGTCCAAGACGGCGAACAAGCTCATCGAGCACGTACGCGTGCACACGGGCGAGCGGCCCTTCCTCTGCGACCGCTGCAGCTACAGCTGCAAGCGCAAGGACAACCTCAACTTGCACAAGAAGCTCAAGCACGCGCCGCGCCAGACGTTCCGCTGCACCGAGTGCGCCTTCGCCACCACGCACCCGTTCGTCTTCAGCCGTCACGTCAAGAAGCACCACGGCGTCGACGCCAACCCCGAGGGGGACCTGGTAGGAGACGGGCCCCCCCTCAGCATGGCGGCCTCCCACGCCTTGCAGTCCGTGGCGCTGTCCATCACGGGCAAGCAGCAGTCCGGCGCCCTGTCCCCATGCTACCTCTCAGCCAACGGctcctcatcctcttcctcgGCCTCCGCATTTTCTTCACGTTACGAGAAGTACAGGAACTGCGACCTAGCCCACCTCGTCCCCCTCACCACCCTCTTTGCCTCCGGTCAACTCGGGAGACGCGACACGTTCGTCTGCCCCTTGCCACTCTTCTCGAAACAGCGGCCGTCCTCGTCCTGCTCCCCGCGTTCGTCTCCCCTGTCACCAGCGTCTCTCAAGCACTCCTTCCTGGCCTACCTGGGTCTGACGGAGAGAGCCAAGACTGTGTGA
- the znf827 gene encoding zinc finger protein 827 isoform X4, translated as MPRRKQEQPKRLPSHADPAEDEPAGREPGDEDGWFGNASDTPSESSYGDVQDDLQTTPDGAPRPEQDTSAESSLGCPTPVPRASLDLLGLEGDAFRAGSFAGQDALVSLYRDASQVLGKPLNSNLRRLLEVGELSLQAGGTDSPPPLGLALLPPSHHAQQLSALARKLACGGGNNNRGSMTGSPASSAPPAGIKQEPCDGGGAGGFVWPPGAEVWPPSGCSLPSSSLSPDSAIQKLKAAANAVLQDKGAAAASSACSSSSSSSSSSSSSSSSSSSIPATGGRSEEAAAAVRFDAFGSPFNPQSASSTLAALSKKVSERGLAAPQADPQASAGSFLSLVSRTSSAALLKEVAARAAGNLLADMKDPPLTPAPPSSTEDVKPLLEKSQKPPTPNQTVDLLLPSTPKGRAKANSSQGGSPEDGGKPFQCPVCGLVIKRKSYWKRHMVIHTGLKSHQCPLCPFRCARKDNLKSHMKVHQHQDRGETFHCELCPFTSSRHFSLKLHMRCHQHFPRSEVAVKEEVGTDTEAETGAEEEPVGGAAGATPGPSPSEHLRVKEEPQEHDVSTPASFSLHGDPPNVKFSPPGPTAASLFSPDISTKTATDLLMKISAANQKEALKPSLFVKEEPSSEEVQSGYGMHQEGPTPGPAERAPQPQEASPLAKNRLLNQDISMKVASELLIKLSAESNKEASMRQAVVKSEPMEVDPPEEPPLPPVPSRLVGFGTLPGCEAGEPLSGLPEGLVLPQKALFSQDISVKMASELLFKLSEKVSKANDQKDSTMLGMNSTSYLGDCFRQSPFNSCSKDPVTGEASSSTRAAPLDERKYKCHLCPYAAKCRANLNQHLTIHSVKLVSTDTEQITIATETGDRKNCPYYYSCHVCGFHTDHNAHFVSHMSLHVDREQWMYALCCSTCDFVCNEEADMKAHVSAGHAGLNPRSPLSETKSTSSSLSALSDSVNSSESSDTPHGGEDLKGVLAPPFSAGSQSSTGSLSGSGAEDKSEKGFECVFCNFVCKTRTMYERHLQIHLIARMFECDVCHKFMKTPEQLLEHKKCHTVPTGGLKCPFCTYSTGRPAAMECHLKTHYKMEHKCRICQTVKGSQLELEVHVREHRLGNHYRCEQCGYLSKTANKLIEHVRVHTGERPFLCDRCSYSCKRKDNLNLHKKLKHAPRQTFRCTECAFATTHPFVFSRHVKKHHGVDANPEGDLVGDGPPLSMAASHALQSVALSITGKQQSGALSPCYLSANGSSSSSSASAFSSRYEKYRNCDLAHLVPLTTLFASGQLGRRDTFVCPLPLFSKQRPSSSCSPRSSPLSPASLKHSFLAYLGLTERAKTV; from the exons ATGCCGACCCTGCCGAGGACGAGCCGGCGGGCCGGGAGCCCGGCGACGAGGACGGCTGGTTCGGCAACGCCTCGGACACGCCCTCGGAATCGTCCTATGGGGACGTGCAGGATGACCTCCAGACGACCCCTGATGGAGCGCCGCGGCCGGAACAGGACACGTCGGCAGAGAGCTCGCTGGGCTGCCCCACGCCGGTGCCCCGGGCTTCTCTGGACCTACTAGGGTTAGAGGGGGACGCCTTCCGGGCTGGATCCTTCGCGGGGCAGGACGCCCTGGTATCCCTCTACCGGGATGCCTCGCAGGTGCTGGGCAAGCCATTGAACAGCAACTTACGGCGCCTCCTGGAGGTTGGGGAACTGAGCCTGCAGGCCGGTGGCACAGACTCGCCGCCCCCCCTGGGCCTGGCCCTCCTGCCACCTTCCCATCATGCCCAGCAGCTGAGCGCTCTCGCCCGGAAGCTGGCCTGCGGCGGCGGTAACAATAACAGAGGGTCCATGACTGGCTCGCCTGCCTCCTCGGCCCCCCCAGCCGGCATCAAACAGGAGCCCTGTGACGGGGGCGGGGCTGGTGGCTTCGTGTGGCCCCCCGGGGCCGAGGTCTGGCCCCCATCTGGCTGCTCTCTGCCCAGCAGCAGTCTCTCGCCAGACTCGGCCATCCAGAAGCTGAAAGCGGCTGCCAACGCCGTGTTGCAGGACAAGGGCGCTGCGGCTGCTTCCTCTGCTTGctcctcctcttcatcttcgtcgtcgtcgtcctcctcctcctcctcctcgtcctcctccatTCCGGCCACTGGGGGGCGCTCCGAGGAGGCAGCGGCAGCCGTGCGCTTTGACGCCTTCGGTTCGCCATTCAACCCGCAGTCGGCCAGCTCCACGCTGGCGGCGCTGTCCAAGAAGGTGAGCGAGAGGGGTCTGGCCGCCCCCCAGGCGGACCCCCAGGCCTCCGCCGGCTCCTTCCTCTCGCTGGTCTCCCGCACCTCCTCCGCTGCGCTCCTCAAGGAGGTGGCCGCCCGCGCTGCCGGGAACCTGCTGGCCGACATGAAGGACCCGCCGCTGACGCCAGCGCCCCCTAGCTCCACGGAGGATGTCAAGCCCCTTCTGGAGAAGAGCCAAAAGCCCCCGACACCCAACCAGACCGTGGACCTGCTCCTGCCCTCCACCCCTAAGGGGAGGGCCAAAGCCAACAGCAGCCAAGGAG GCTCTCCAGAGGACGGGGGGAAGCCCTTCCAGTGCCCTGTGTGTGGCCTGGTCATCAAGCGGAAGAGCTACTGGAAGAGGCACATGGTGATCCACACGGGCCTCAAGAGCCACCAGTGCCCGCTGTGCCCCTTCCGCTGCGCCCGCAAAGACAATCTCAAGTCCCACATGAAg gTCCACCAGCACCAAGACCGCGGCGAGACCTTCCACTGCGAGCTGTGCCCCTTCACCTCCTCGCGGCACTTCAGCCTGAAGCTGCACATGCGCTGCCACCAGCACTTTCCCCGCTCCGAGGTCGCCGTCAAGGAGGAGGTCGGCACGGACACCGAGGCGGAGACCGGCGCCGAGGAGGAGCCCGTGGGCGGAGCGGCCGGTGCCACGCCGGGGCCATCGCCGTCTGAGCACCTCCGCGTCAAGGAGGAGCCGCAGGAGCACGACGTCTCCACGCCGGCCTCCTTCTCCCTCCATGGCGACCCCCCCAATGTCAAGTTCAGCCCCCCCGGGCCGACCGCGGCCTCCCTTTTCAGCCCTGATATTTCCACCAAGACGGCCACCGACCTGCTCATGAAGATCTCAG CGGCCAATCAGAAAGAGGCCCTGAAGCCCTCCCTCTTCGTGAAGGAGGAGCCCAGCTCCGAGGAGGTGCAGTCGGGCTACGGGATGCATCAGGAGGGGCCCACCCCGGGGCCCGCTGAACgggccccccagccccaggAGGCGAGCCCACTAGCCAAGAACCGTCTGCTGAACCAGGACATCAGCATGAAGGTGGCGTCGGAGCTGCTGATTAAGCTCTCAG CAGAGAGCAACAAGGAGGCCAGCATGCGGCAGGCGGTGGTGAAATCGGAGCCCATGGAGGTGGACCCGCCCGAGGAGCCACCCCTACCCCCCGTGCCCTCACGCCTGGTGGGCTTCGGCACGCTGCCCGGGTGCGAGGCGGGTGAGCCGCTCTCCGGCCTCCCCGAGGGCCTGGTGCTGCCCCAGAAGGCCCTCTTCTCCCAGGACATCTCTGTCAAGATGGCCTCCGAGCTCCTCTTCAAGCTGTCAG aaAAAGTGAGCAAAGCTAACGACCAGAAAGATAGCACTATGCTGGGCATGAacag CACTTCGTACCTTGGCGACTGCTTCAGACAATCACCCTTCAACTCATGCTCCAAGGACCCGGTCACCGGCGAGGCCAGCTCGTCCACCAGGGCGGCGCCACTCG ACGAGCGGAAGTACAAGTGCCACCTGTGTCCCTACGCCGCCAAGTGCCGCGCCAACCTCAACCAGCACCTCACCATCCACTCCGTCAAGCTGGTGAGCACCGACACAGAGCAGATAACCATCGCCACGGAGACCGGCGACCGCAAGAACTGCCCCTACTATTACAG CTGCCACGTATGCGGGTTCCACACGGATCACAACGCCCACTTTGTGAGTCACATGTCGCTGCACGTGGACCGGGAGCAGTGGATGTACGCGCTGTGTTGCAGCACCTGCGACTTTGTCTGCAACGAGGAGGCTGACATGAAGGCCCACGTCAGCGCTGGGCATGCAG GCCTGAACCCCAGGAGCCCACTGAGTGAGACCAAGAGCACGTCGTCCTCGCTGTCTGCCCTGAGCGACTCTGTGAACAGCTCGGAGAGCAGCGACACCCCCCATGGCGGAGAGGACCTGAAGGGCGTGTTGGCCCCGCCCTTCTCGGCAGGTAGCCAGTCCAGCACCGGCAGCCTGTCAGGATCTGGGGCCGAAGACAAATCAGAGAAAG GTTTCGAGTGTGTGTTCTGCAACTTCGTCTGCAAAACGAGGACCATGTACGAGCGGCACCTGCAGATCCACCTGATTGCGCGCATGTTCGAGTGTGACGTCTGCCATAAGTTCATGAAGACTCCGGAACAGCTGTTGGAACATAAGAAGTGTCACACTGTCCCAACCGGAGGGCTCAA GTGCCCCTTCTGCACGTACTCCACTGGCCGACCAGCCGCCATGGAGTGCCACCTGAAGACGCACTACAAGATGGAGCACAAGTGCCGCATCTGCCAGACAGTCAAGGGCAGCCAGCTGGAGCTGGAGGTGCACGTGCGCGAACACCGGCTCGGCAACCACTACCGGTGTGAGCAGTGCGGCTACCTGTCCAAGACGGCGAACAAGCTCATCGAGCACGTACGCGTGCACACGGGCGAGCGGCCCTTCCTCTGCGACCGCTGCAGCTACAGCTGCAAGCGCAAGGACAACCTCAACTTGCACAAGAAGCTCAAGCACGCGCCGCGCCAGACGTTCCGCTGCACCGAGTGCGCCTTCGCCACCACGCACCCGTTCGTCTTCAGCCGTCACGTCAAGAAGCACCACGGCGTCGACGCCAACCCCGAGGGGGACCTGGTAGGAGACGGGCCCCCCCTCAGCATGGCGGCCTCCCACGCCTTGCAGTCCGTGGCGCTGTCCATCACGGGCAAGCAGCAGTCCGGCGCCCTGTCCCCATGCTACCTCTCAGCCAACGGctcctcatcctcttcctcgGCCTCCGCATTTTCTTCACGTTACGAGAAGTACAGGAACTGCGACCTAGCCCACCTCGTCCCCCTCACCACCCTCTTTGCCTCCGGTCAACTCGGGAGACGCGACACGTTCGTCTGCCCCTTGCCACTCTTCTCGAAACAGCGGCCGTCCTCGTCCTGCTCCCCGCGTTCGTCTCCCCTGTCACCAGCGTCTCTCAAGCACTCCTTCCTGGCCTACCTGGGTCTGACGGAGAGAGCCAAGACTGTGTGA